One segment of Mycolicibacterium sp. YH-1 DNA contains the following:
- a CDS encoding aspartate aminotransferase family protein has translation MSRTDERLYRRALEVMPGGNTRSTLFVAPHPPYAVRGSGAEVADADGHVVIDCNNNYTALIHGHADPEILHTVHEVAAGGTAFGLPTRYEVEMAELLRERTGGIAQWRFCNSGTEAVMMLIRAARAHTGRDIIIRFEGSYHGTYDAVVSSAAKGVPASLASSVVEVPQADIDAVERALSRHRGRVAAVLIDLMPNRAGLTPADARDITRLAELARAHDVLLAVDEVITFRLEPGGLHARYGLQPDLVSLGKVIGGGFPVGAVGGSAEILSSFSPLADGPVAWGGTFSANPVTMAAGMVALRRFTGESINNLNARGDALRSRLNQHGVTAHGSGSLIRLIVDDPAATWWDLYRAGVLAGTNGLLAMSTAMTDEQIARIGDAVIAVCGARTR, from the coding sequence ATGTCACGCACTGATGAACGGCTGTATCGGCGCGCACTCGAGGTCATGCCCGGCGGGAACACCCGCTCGACGTTGTTCGTCGCACCGCATCCACCGTATGCGGTGCGGGGCAGCGGGGCGGAGGTCGCCGACGCCGACGGGCATGTCGTCATCGACTGCAACAACAACTACACCGCCTTGATCCACGGTCACGCTGACCCGGAGATCTTGCACACCGTGCACGAAGTTGCCGCTGGCGGCACAGCGTTCGGTCTGCCCACCCGTTACGAGGTCGAGATGGCGGAACTCCTGAGGGAACGTACTGGCGGCATCGCCCAATGGAGGTTCTGCAACTCAGGTACCGAAGCGGTGATGATGCTGATCCGGGCCGCGCGGGCACATACGGGCCGCGACATCATCATTCGCTTCGAGGGCAGTTACCACGGCACCTACGACGCCGTCGTCTCCTCCGCCGCCAAGGGCGTTCCCGCCAGCCTGGCGAGTTCGGTGGTCGAAGTACCGCAGGCAGACATCGATGCCGTTGAGCGCGCCTTGAGTCGTCACCGCGGACGCGTCGCTGCCGTACTCATCGACCTGATGCCCAATCGCGCCGGCCTCACCCCCGCCGATGCGCGCGACATCACCAGGCTGGCCGAGCTCGCCCGTGCGCACGATGTCCTGCTCGCGGTGGACGAGGTCATCACCTTCCGTCTTGAGCCCGGTGGCCTGCATGCCCGCTACGGTCTACAACCGGACTTGGTCTCGCTGGGCAAGGTCATCGGCGGCGGATTCCCCGTCGGTGCAGTCGGCGGTAGTGCCGAAATCCTCTCCTCCTTCAGCCCTCTGGCAGACGGGCCGGTTGCATGGGGAGGCACTTTCAGTGCCAATCCCGTGACCATGGCAGCGGGAATGGTGGCTCTGCGCCGATTCACCGGCGAGAGCATCAACAACCTCAATGCGCGCGGAGATGCATTACGCAGCAGGCTCAATCAACACGGGGTCACTGCACACGGCAGCGGCTCATTGATCCGGCTGATCGTCGATGACCCCGCCGCCACGTGGTGGGACCTCTACCGTGCGGGCGTACTGGCAGGCACCAACGGCCTGTTGGCCATGTCGACGGCCATGACCGACGAGCAGATCGCGAGGATCGGCGACGCCGTCATCGCCGTGTGCGGCGCGCGGACGCGGTAA
- a CDS encoding isochorismatase family cysteine hydrolase, with the protein MIQTRTNAPRPANTPAGAASIARISPTLSPDRTALILIDFQNEWFHPEGAYARTGFDISHMTRTVEPTVELVNFCHEHDIPVICLTYVCRGRIDGGPVFDKRPALRDDGGKGLREGTFGVKVIPELPLSAEKYGDWFIERKRMSGFYQTGLEQLLRDLGRDTVLITGVATGSCCESTARDANFRNFNAVMVHDCLGTIGGTTLHPITREEHHVTAEEMHFASLRNCQMIVCDVLSSQECMAELSGPGDGERA; encoded by the coding sequence ATGATCCAGACACGCACCAATGCGCCTAGACCGGCGAACACACCTGCCGGCGCGGCCAGCATCGCCCGAATCTCACCCACGTTGTCGCCCGATAGGACGGCGTTGATCCTGATCGATTTCCAGAACGAGTGGTTTCACCCCGAGGGCGCCTACGCCCGCACCGGGTTCGACATCTCGCACATGACGCGGACGGTCGAACCCACAGTCGAACTCGTCAACTTCTGCCACGAGCATGACATCCCGGTCATCTGTCTGACCTATGTATGTCGTGGTCGGATCGACGGAGGACCCGTCTTCGACAAGCGGCCGGCGCTACGCGATGACGGTGGTAAAGGTCTGCGTGAGGGGACATTCGGTGTGAAGGTGATACCCGAGCTGCCCCTGTCCGCGGAGAAGTACGGCGACTGGTTCATCGAGCGCAAGAGGATGAGCGGCTTCTACCAGACCGGGCTCGAGCAACTCCTTCGCGATCTCGGCCGCGACACGGTGCTGATCACGGGCGTGGCCACAGGGTCGTGCTGTGAATCAACCGCTCGCGACGCCAACTTCCGCAATTTCAACGCGGTGATGGTGCACGACTGCCTCGGAACCATCGGCGGCACCACCTTGCATCCGATCACCAGGGAAGAACATCACGTCACCGCCGAAGAGATGCATTTCGCCTCACTGCGCAACTGCCAGATGATCGTCTGCGACGTGCTGAGCAGCCAAGAGTGCATGGCCGAGCTTAGTGGCCCGGGAGATGGCGAACGCGCCTGA